Proteins encoded by one window of Candidatus Omnitrophota bacterium:
- the murI gene encoding glutamate racemase: MKSIGVFDSGVGGLTVVKELIRQLPYEDIIYFGDTARVPYGIKSKETVIKFSIENILFLLKQDVKLICVACNTVSSIALPVIKSHFRVPIIGVITPGVREAVYATQNKHIGVIGTRGTIESRAYENEIRQLDPKIKVTAVACPLFVPFAEEGWLSGSEVLNVAKKYLKPLKNARVDTVILGCTHYPLLKPVIKEALGSGVTLIDSAKQVAIEVKKILSAECRLLNMAPRRARRKFYVSDNTRWFADVAGRFLGTPLSDVKKVSSV; the protein is encoded by the coding sequence ATGAAATCAATAGGCGTATTTGACTCGGGCGTGGGCGGCCTGACTGTGGTTAAGGAATTAATCCGGCAGCTGCCTTACGAAGACATCATCTATTTCGGAGATACCGCGCGCGTGCCTTACGGCATCAAATCCAAAGAAACGGTCATCAAATTTTCCATAGAGAATATCCTTTTTTTATTGAAACAGGATGTGAAGCTAATCTGTGTTGCCTGTAACACCGTATCCAGCATTGCCTTACCGGTAATCAAGAGCCATTTTCGCGTGCCTATAATAGGGGTGATTACGCCAGGGGTGCGTGAGGCGGTTTATGCCACGCAGAATAAACATATAGGCGTTATCGGCACGCGCGGCACCATCGAGAGCCGCGCCTATGAAAACGAAATCCGGCAGCTTGACCCGAAAATAAAAGTTACGGCTGTTGCTTGTCCTTTATTCGTGCCCTTTGCCGAAGAAGGCTGGCTTTCAGGCAGTGAGGTTTTAAACGTGGCTAAAAAATATCTTAAGCCCCTGAAGAATGCGCGCGTGGATACGGTCATCTTAGGATGTACGCATTATCCTCTGCTTAAACCGGTAATCAAAGAGGCATTAGGCAGCGGCGTTACGCTTATTGATTCCGCTAAACAGGTAGCTATAGAAGTAAAAAAGATTCTTTCCGCGGAGTGCCGCCTGCTGAATATGGCCCCCCGCAGAGCCAGGCGTAAATTCTACGTCAGCGATAATACCAGGTGGTTCGCTGATGTAGCGGGGAGGTTTTTAG
- a CDS encoding N-acetylmuramoyl-L-alanine amidase: MKIKKLSILVIGYWLLVIGLSGCATVPRGQVFSTYNIGGTAYVSLLNLCESEDITWEYDTFTRVVNLSKGAHNIDLMVGERLILVDGVGQYLKHPVDLYQGAVVVPYKFKEQVLDSLFGKTYAKQSVPLTRIRKVVIDAGHGGNDPGTIGKRGLKEKYVNLDIAKRLANLLKNDGLEVIMTRSSDTFVPLSRRVAIANNAKADLFISIHANANRVRSLSGFEVYCVTTAVNDSKRALDSARQGAPPDIDRSSFAQSPSLNLKATVWDMIYTSNRADALRLSRYVCRTIDKNLNTKVLGVKNGPFYVLKGAHMPAILIEVGYLSNYNEERLINNGYYRQQLAESIEQGIRNYIRNSAFTEVAKR; this comes from the coding sequence ATGAAAATTAAAAAATTATCCATTCTGGTTATTGGTTATTGGTTATTGGTTATTGGTTTATCCGGCTGCGCCACAGTCCCCAGAGGCCAGGTGTTCTCTACCTATAATATCGGCGGCACAGCCTATGTCTCGTTGCTGAATCTGTGTGAATCCGAAGATATAACCTGGGAATATGATACGTTTACCCGGGTAGTCAACCTGTCGAAGGGGGCGCATAATATAGATTTGATGGTAGGAGAGAGGCTCATTCTGGTAGATGGCGTGGGACAATATCTTAAACACCCCGTTGATTTGTATCAAGGCGCAGTAGTCGTGCCCTATAAATTCAAAGAACAGGTTTTGGACTCTTTATTTGGGAAAACTTATGCCAAGCAGAGCGTGCCTTTAACCAGGATAAGGAAGGTCGTTATCGATGCCGGGCATGGCGGAAATGACCCGGGTACTATCGGTAAAAGGGGCTTAAAGGAAAAATATGTCAATCTGGATATTGCCAAGAGATTAGCTAATCTCTTGAAAAACGACGGCCTGGAAGTGATAATGACGCGCTCCAGCGACACGTTTGTCCCGCTTTCGCGCCGGGTGGCGATAGCTAATAATGCAAAGGCAGACCTTTTTATCAGCATACATGCCAATGCCAACCGAGTCAGGAGCCTGAGCGGTTTTGAGGTATATTGCGTTACTACCGCAGTAAATGATTCCAAACGGGCATTAGATAGCGCAAGGCAGGGGGCGCCGCCGGATATAGACAGGTCTTCTTTTGCGCAGTCCCCGTCTTTAAATCTAAAAGCAACAGTCTGGGATATGATTTATACCTCTAACCGCGCGGATGCATTAAGGTTATCCCGCTATGTTTGCCGCACCATAGACAAAAATTTAAACACTAAGGTCCTGGGCGTAAAAAACGGCCCCTTTTATGTTTTGAAAGGCGCGCATATGCCGGCGATTTTAATTGAGGTAGGTTATCTTTCCAATTATAACGAAGAGCGCCTGATTAATAATGGTTATTACCGGCAGCAGTTAGCTGAAAGCATAGAGCAGGGGATACGTAATTATATCAGGAATTCTGCGTTTACGGAGGTTGCCAAGCGATGA
- the smpB gene encoding SsrA-binding protein SmpB gives MSKPIASNKKAHRDYSILETTECGIELKGSEVKSLRLGKMSLDDSFARVERNEVILYNTHISPYEQASYLNVEPTRPRKLLLHRNQIRKLTGQVTQKGFTLVPLKAYFNEGGFAKIELAVCRGKKLYDRREDMKRRETEMEMRRVLKSGRKSKL, from the coding sequence ATGAGTAAGCCCATTGCCAGTAATAAAAAGGCGCACAGAGATTATAGTATCTTAGAGACCACAGAATGCGGCATAGAATTAAAGGGGAGTGAGGTTAAGTCTTTAAGGCTGGGCAAGATGAGTTTAGACGATAGTTTTGCCCGCGTCGAGCGTAATGAAGTTATATTATATAATACCCATATCAGCCCCTATGAGCAGGCGAGTTATCTGAATGTTGAACCCACTCGGCCCAGGAAGCTGCTCCTGCATAGAAATCAGATTCGGAAATTAACCGGCCAGGTTACCCAGAAAGGTTTTACTTTAGTCCCTTTAAAGGCATATTTTAACGAAGGGGGTTTTGCTAAAATTGAACTGGCCGTTTGCAGAGGCAAAAAACTTTACGATCGGCGCGAAGATATGAAACGCAGGGAAACGGAAATGGAGATGCGCCGGGTCTTGAAAAGCGGAAGAAAAAGCAAATTATAG